In a genomic window of Microterricola viridarii:
- a CDS encoding S8 family peptidase, which yields MQTTDVRASGGHSLMRRWGRWGTAAAVAIVAAVTLGTTVIDAPPAQADQIRDMQYWLADYGFDEAWLSTKGAGVTVAVIDTGIDGSVAELKGAIVGGMDASGIGTQNGQTPVGDNSQHGTMVASLLAGRGRGPVPGSGVIGVAPEAELLAASVAFGTNTGSTVSNDDQIATAVRWAVDNGADVINMSLTRNTLDWPQSWDDAFLYAFEHDVVVVAAAGNRGAGTAAVGAPATIPGVLTVAGVDRDGDASFDASSQGITISVAAPSEDLVGVVPGGGYAKWDGTSGAAPIVSGLVALVRSAYPELGAADVINRVVSTAVPRGAVQIYGNGLIDADAAVNAEVAAASTDPETQLKEWVHLHRRAAVAPSEEEPATREPIVAKADPPAPEQGSFASIIPNSFTMTTVVVPILVLAGFAILIVLLGIGATRHFRRILRR from the coding sequence TTGCAGACGACTGACGTTCGGGCGAGCGGCGGCCACTCGCTGATGCGGCGCTGGGGGCGGTGGGGAACTGCAGCGGCGGTGGCGATCGTCGCCGCCGTCACACTGGGCACCACGGTGATCGATGCCCCGCCGGCACAGGCCGACCAGATCCGAGACATGCAGTACTGGCTCGCCGACTACGGCTTCGACGAGGCCTGGCTGAGCACGAAGGGCGCCGGCGTGACCGTCGCCGTCATCGACACCGGCATCGACGGCTCCGTCGCCGAGCTCAAGGGCGCCATCGTCGGCGGCATGGACGCCTCGGGCATCGGTACCCAGAACGGGCAGACCCCGGTCGGCGACAACAGCCAGCACGGCACCATGGTGGCTTCCCTGCTCGCCGGGCGCGGCCGCGGCCCGGTGCCGGGCAGCGGCGTGATCGGCGTCGCCCCGGAGGCGGAGCTGCTTGCGGCATCCGTGGCGTTCGGCACGAATACCGGCTCGACGGTCAGCAACGACGATCAGATCGCCACCGCGGTGCGCTGGGCTGTCGACAACGGCGCCGACGTGATCAACATGTCCCTCACGCGCAACACCCTGGACTGGCCGCAGAGCTGGGATGACGCCTTCCTCTACGCCTTCGAGCACGATGTCGTCGTCGTGGCGGCCGCCGGCAACCGCGGCGCCGGGACGGCAGCAGTCGGCGCTCCCGCGACGATTCCCGGCGTGCTCACGGTCGCCGGGGTCGACCGCGACGGTGACGCCAGCTTCGACGCCTCCTCGCAGGGCATCACGATCTCGGTCGCGGCCCCGAGCGAGGACCTCGTCGGCGTGGTGCCGGGCGGCGGCTACGCAAAGTGGGACGGCACCAGCGGCGCCGCCCCGATCGTCTCCGGTCTGGTCGCGCTGGTGCGCTCCGCCTACCCGGAGCTCGGCGCGGCCGACGTCATCAACCGAGTCGTCTCCACGGCGGTTCCGCGTGGAGCCGTGCAGATCTACGGCAACGGGCTGATCGACGCGGATGCCGCCGTCAACGCCGAGGTCGCCGCCGCCAGCACCGACCCGGAGACCCAGCTCAAAGAGTGGGTGCACCTGCACCGCCGCGCGGCGGTGGCCCCGAGCGAGGAAGAGCCGGCCACCCGCGAGCCGATCGTGGCGAAGGCAGACCCTCCCGCGCCGGAGCAGGGCTCGTTCGCATCCATCATCCCGAACAGTTTCACGATGACCACCGTCGTCGTGCCGATTCTTGTGCTCGCAGGATTTGCTATCCTTATTGTGCTGCTGGGCATAGGGGCCACACGGCATTTCAGGCGAATACTGCGCAGGTAA
- a CDS encoding DUF501 domain-containing protein: MTTPPFDPASERDIAIVSAQLGRPARNVIGIAARCVCGAPTVVSTAPRLADGTPFPTLYYLSHPAATAAMSFLEATQVMNEFNEMLGEDEELRAAYGRAHEAYLADRNSILVVPELENFSAGGMPVRVKCLHALAGHALAAGPGVNPIGDLALARSTWSPAVCECVVYPGIDE; encoded by the coding sequence ATGACGACACCCCCCTTCGATCCGGCCTCCGAGCGGGACATCGCCATCGTTTCGGCGCAGCTCGGCCGCCCGGCGCGCAACGTGATCGGCATCGCCGCACGCTGCGTCTGCGGCGCTCCCACCGTGGTCTCCACGGCGCCGCGCCTGGCCGACGGAACCCCGTTCCCCACGCTCTACTACCTGTCCCACCCGGCTGCCACGGCGGCGATGTCCTTCCTCGAGGCCACCCAGGTGATGAACGAGTTCAACGAGATGCTCGGCGAGGACGAGGAGCTGCGTGCCGCCTATGGCCGCGCCCACGAGGCCTACCTGGCCGACCGCAACAGCATCCTGGTCGTGCCGGAGCTCGAGAACTTCTCCGCCGGAGGCATGCCGGTGCGCGTCAAGTGCCTGCACGCCCTCGCCGGCCACGCCCTCGCGGCTGGCCCCGGCGTCAACCCGATAGGCGACCTCGCCCTGGCCCGCTCCACCTGGTCGCCCGCAGTCTGCGAGTGCGTGGTCTATCCCGGGATCGACGAGTGA
- a CDS encoding FtsB family cell division protein, translated as MPDTSTKTHTRKVPVAMATGDSPSGGWLRGIRFSGFSLIMMVILVLAVVVLAPGLRVLVEQRQEIAALSATVEAQREEVDSLHAERERWNDRTFVITQARDRLYYVMPGEVSFLVIDLPAQVEESAQAPVTAEIQNTQLDWLQSMFASVMTAGLAESAPAP; from the coding sequence ATGCCTGACACCTCGACGAAGACGCACACTCGGAAGGTGCCGGTGGCCATGGCCACCGGCGACTCCCCGAGCGGGGGCTGGCTGCGCGGCATCCGTTTTTCCGGCTTCTCCCTGATCATGATGGTGATCCTCGTGCTCGCCGTTGTCGTGCTGGCGCCGGGCCTCCGCGTGCTCGTCGAGCAGCGCCAGGAGATCGCCGCGCTCAGCGCCACCGTTGAGGCACAGCGCGAGGAGGTGGACTCCCTGCATGCAGAGCGCGAGCGCTGGAACGACCGGACCTTCGTCATCACGCAGGCCAGGGACCGGCTCTACTACGTGATGCCGGGCGAGGTGAGCTTCCTCGTGATCGACCTCCCGGCGCAGGTGGAGGAGAGCGCGCAGGCCCCCGTCACCGCCGAAATTCAAAACACCCAGCTTGATTGGTTACAGTCAATGTTCGCCTCCGTGATGACGGCGGGCCTTGCAGAAAGCGCACCAGCACCATGA
- the eno gene encoding phosphopyruvate hydratase — translation MALIEAVGAREILDSRGNPTIEVEVLLEDGTVARAGVPSGASTGAFEAYELRDGDAARYGGKGVLKAVDAVLDEIGDEIDGIESTEQRVVDATLIELDGTENKSRLGANAMLGVSLAVAKASADSLDLPLFRYLGGPNAHTLPVPLMNIINGGSHADNDVDIQEFMIVPLGAETFSEALRWGVETYHALKGLLKSKGLATGLGDEGGFAPNLPSNRAALDLIVEAIQIAGYVPGKDIALALDCAATEFFKDGSYHFEGKQLSAEELVAYYAELVEAYPLVSIEDPLEEEDWDGYTHLTAQLGDKVQIVGDDLFVTNPKRLAKGLELRTANSILVKVNQIGTLTETLDAVAMAQRAGYTAILSHRSGETEDTTIADLAVATDCGQIKTGAPARSERVAKYNQLLRIEEELGEAAVYAGRSAFPRFTA, via the coding sequence GTGGCTCTGATCGAGGCTGTAGGCGCTCGCGAAATTTTGGACTCCCGTGGAAACCCGACCATCGAGGTCGAGGTTCTCCTGGAGGATGGCACCGTCGCACGCGCCGGTGTTCCCTCCGGCGCATCGACCGGTGCGTTTGAGGCATACGAGCTGCGCGACGGCGACGCAGCCCGCTACGGCGGCAAGGGCGTGCTCAAGGCCGTCGACGCCGTGCTCGACGAGATCGGCGACGAGATCGACGGCATCGAGTCGACCGAGCAGCGCGTCGTCGACGCCACGCTGATCGAGCTCGACGGCACCGAGAACAAGAGCCGCCTGGGCGCCAACGCGATGCTCGGCGTCAGCCTGGCCGTCGCGAAGGCCTCGGCCGACTCGCTCGACCTGCCGCTGTTCCGCTACCTCGGTGGCCCGAACGCGCACACCCTGCCCGTCCCGCTGATGAACATCATCAACGGCGGCTCGCACGCCGACAACGACGTCGACATCCAGGAGTTCATGATCGTTCCCCTGGGTGCCGAGACCTTCAGCGAGGCTCTGCGCTGGGGCGTCGAGACCTACCACGCCCTCAAGGGCCTGCTGAAGTCGAAGGGCCTGGCGACCGGCCTCGGCGACGAGGGTGGCTTCGCCCCCAACCTGCCCAGCAACCGCGCGGCCCTCGACCTCATCGTCGAGGCCATCCAGATCGCCGGCTACGTGCCCGGCAAGGACATCGCGCTGGCCCTGGACTGCGCCGCCACCGAGTTCTTCAAGGACGGCAGCTACCACTTCGAGGGCAAGCAGCTCTCGGCCGAGGAGCTCGTCGCCTACTACGCCGAGCTCGTCGAGGCGTACCCGCTGGTCTCCATCGAGGACCCGCTGGAGGAGGAGGACTGGGACGGCTACACCCACCTCACCGCCCAGCTCGGCGACAAGGTGCAGATCGTCGGTGACGACCTGTTCGTGACCAACCCGAAGCGCCTGGCCAAGGGCCTCGAGCTGCGCACCGCCAACTCGATCCTCGTCAAGGTCAACCAGATCGGCACCCTGACCGAGACGCTGGATGCCGTCGCCATGGCGCAGCGCGCCGGCTACACCGCGATCCTCTCGCACCGCTCCGGCGAGACCGAGGACACCACGATCGCCGACCTCGCCGTCGCCACCGACTGCGGTCAGATCAAGACCGGTGCGCCTGCCCGCAGCGAGCGCGTCGCTAAGTACAATCAGCTGTTGAGGATCGAAGAAGAACTCGGTGAGGCCGCCGTCTACGCCGGCCGCAGCGCGTTCCCGCGCTTCACCGCGTAA
- the hisS gene encoding histidine--tRNA ligase, with protein sequence MAQTVTPPRGMRDFLPADKARREHALGIIRASYAAHGFDEIETPVMEDAARLHSGLGGDNEKLAFAVMKRGLGAEDLAAAAASGDVLALADLGLRFDLTVPLARFYATHRSALPGVFRAIQIAPVWRAERPQKGRYRQFVQCDIDIIGEAGQLAEIELIGATAGTLDALGLTGCSIRINDRRILAALLAHWGVPETQYERALITIDKLDKIGAGGVAEELAGLGIAAEGIAETLESIANAGWELLDGGVPAWLDQEAYAELLTLRSALPEVELVFDPTLVRGMGYYTGTIFEIAHPDLGYSLGGGGRYDGMIGRFLGTDVPACGFSIGFERIVDLLPEDATSTADAAVIVHEKDALPAELMALKRQLVASGTRVRLEKRSKNLKALLERAEADGFTRFALLGHGVTDAGQLEFKPLGG encoded by the coding sequence ATGGCTCAGACTGTCACCCCGCCCCGCGGCATGCGCGATTTCCTCCCCGCCGACAAGGCCCGTCGCGAGCACGCGCTCGGCATCATCCGCGCCAGCTACGCCGCGCACGGCTTCGACGAGATCGAGACGCCGGTCATGGAGGACGCGGCCCGGCTGCACTCCGGCCTCGGCGGCGACAACGAGAAGCTCGCCTTCGCCGTCATGAAGCGCGGCCTCGGCGCGGAAGACCTGGCCGCCGCCGCGGCCTCCGGCGACGTGCTCGCCCTGGCCGACCTCGGCCTGCGCTTCGACCTCACCGTTCCGCTGGCCCGTTTCTACGCCACTCACCGCTCCGCGCTGCCCGGCGTCTTCCGTGCCATCCAGATCGCGCCCGTCTGGCGTGCCGAGCGCCCGCAGAAGGGCCGCTACCGCCAGTTCGTGCAGTGCGACATCGACATCATCGGCGAGGCCGGCCAGCTGGCCGAGATCGAGCTGATCGGCGCCACCGCCGGCACACTGGACGCGCTCGGCCTGACCGGCTGCAGTATCCGCATCAACGACCGTCGCATCCTGGCGGCCCTGCTCGCCCACTGGGGCGTTCCGGAGACGCAGTACGAGCGGGCGCTCATCACCATCGACAAGCTCGACAAGATCGGCGCCGGGGGAGTGGCCGAGGAGCTGGCCGGCCTCGGCATCGCAGCCGAGGGCATCGCCGAGACGCTCGAGAGCATCGCGAACGCCGGCTGGGAGCTGCTGGACGGCGGCGTGCCCGCCTGGCTCGACCAGGAGGCATACGCCGAGCTGCTCACCCTGCGCTCCGCGCTGCCGGAGGTCGAGCTCGTCTTCGACCCGACCCTCGTGCGCGGCATGGGTTACTACACCGGCACCATCTTCGAGATCGCCCACCCCGACCTCGGCTACTCGCTCGGCGGCGGCGGCCGCTACGACGGCATGATCGGCCGCTTCCTCGGCACCGACGTGCCCGCCTGCGGCTTCTCGATCGGCTTCGAGCGCATCGTCGACCTGCTGCCGGAGGACGCCACGAGCACGGCGGATGCCGCCGTCATCGTGCACGAGAAGGACGCCCTGCCGGCCGAGCTGATGGCGCTCAAGCGCCAGCTGGTGGCATCCGGAACGCGGGTGCGCCTCGAGAAGCGCAGCAAGAACCTCAAGGCGCTGCTCGAGCGGGCGGAGGCCGACGGCTTCACCCGCTTCGCGCTGCTCGGCCACGGCGTGACGGATGCCGGCCAGCTGGAGTTCAAGCCGCTCGGCGGCTAG
- a CDS encoding ferritin, producing MSEKTFNELLTIQIGNEFAASQQYIAIAVWFDGHDLPQLAAHFYRQSVEERNHAMMLVQYSLDRGLPITIPGVPAVQNEFANVVEPVALALAQEKQVTTQIEELFKAARRDGDALGEQAMLWFLKEQVEEVASMSTLLTIAERAKDNLFDIENFVARETIGDGGVDSDAPEAAGGAH from the coding sequence ATGAGCGAGAAGACCTTCAACGAACTCCTGACCATCCAGATCGGCAACGAGTTTGCCGCCTCGCAGCAGTACATCGCGATCGCGGTGTGGTTCGACGGGCACGACCTTCCCCAGCTGGCCGCCCACTTCTACCGCCAGTCGGTGGAGGAGCGCAACCACGCCATGATGCTCGTGCAGTACAGCCTCGACCGCGGCCTGCCCATCACGATCCCCGGTGTGCCGGCCGTGCAGAACGAGTTCGCCAACGTCGTCGAGCCGGTCGCGCTCGCGCTCGCGCAGGAGAAGCAGGTGACCACCCAGATCGAGGAGCTGTTCAAGGCCGCCCGCCGCGACGGCGACGCCCTCGGCGAGCAGGCCATGCTCTGGTTCCTCAAGGAGCAGGTCGAGGAGGTCGCCTCGATGAGCACGCTGCTGACGATCGCCGAGCGGGCCAAGGACAACCTGTTCGACATCGAGAACTTCGTCGCCCGCGAGACGATCGGCGACGGCGGCGTCGACTCCGACGCGCCAGAGGCCGCCGGCGGCGCCCACTAA
- a CDS encoding ABC transporter ATP-binding protein translates to MSAAPVGISVSGVSRSFGAVHAVRDASLEVRPGSVTGLIGPNGSGKTTLLLMLATLLQPDAGSIRIAGFDPIGDTTEVRARMGWMPDVLGAWPTLTVRQAVETTGRLYRMPQEQAARRTEELLAITGLTALAGQSTRVLSRGQKQRLSLARALVHDPAVLLLDEPASGLDPAARADLRTLVRRLAGEGTAILVSSHVLSELDEMADAAVYMSAGVTASAEEVARAQSSLRQWRVRALDRAVLASAIATIGMPAERVALDNVGALLSFTDEAEAAAALGRLVGAGAAISDFGPAVGVMEHTFLDLNRDVNRPQPLPTEGGSAA, encoded by the coding sequence ATGAGCGCAGCACCGGTGGGAATCAGCGTGAGCGGCGTCAGCCGCAGCTTCGGGGCGGTGCACGCGGTGCGCGACGCATCGCTCGAGGTGCGTCCGGGGTCGGTCACCGGGTTGATCGGCCCGAACGGTTCCGGCAAGACCACGCTGCTGCTCATGCTCGCCACCTTGCTGCAGCCGGATGCCGGCAGCATCCGCATCGCCGGGTTCGACCCGATCGGCGACACGACAGAGGTGCGCGCCCGGATGGGCTGGATGCCGGACGTGCTCGGCGCCTGGCCGACACTCACCGTGCGCCAGGCGGTCGAGACCACGGGCCGGCTGTACCGGATGCCGCAAGAGCAGGCGGCGCGGCGCACCGAGGAGCTGCTCGCCATAACCGGCCTCACCGCTCTCGCCGGCCAGTCGACCCGCGTGCTCTCCCGCGGGCAGAAGCAGCGATTGAGCCTCGCCCGCGCCCTCGTGCACGACCCGGCGGTGCTGCTGCTGGACGAGCCGGCCTCCGGCCTCGACCCGGCCGCCCGGGCCGACCTCCGCACTCTGGTGCGGCGGCTGGCCGGTGAGGGCACCGCGATCCTGGTGTCCAGCCACGTGCTCTCCGAGCTCGACGAGATGGCGGATGCGGCCGTGTACATGTCCGCGGGCGTCACGGCGAGCGCCGAGGAGGTGGCCCGGGCGCAGAGCAGCCTGCGGCAGTGGCGGGTGCGCGCCCTGGACCGCGCGGTGCTGGCATCCGCGATCGCCACCATCGGGATGCCGGCCGAGCGCGTGGCCCTGGACAACGTGGGCGCGCTGCTCTCGTTCACCGACGAGGCCGAGGCCGCCGCGGCGCTCGGCCGGCTCGTCGGCGCGGGCGCGGCCATCAGCGACTTCGGGCCGGCCGTCGGGGTGATGGAGCACACCTTCCTCGATCTGAACCGCGACGTGAACCGCCCGCAACCACTGCCGACCGAGGGAGGGAGCGCAGCATGA
- a CDS encoding ABC transporter permease produces MSTTMTTHTAAGPTDFWAGIRLIIGLELRQRVRGVAWYVLLGVFFVIVGLVTLLLWFATNAIDSGGGGMFSTIIFFVLLLGSLVSPALSGNAINGDRETGVLATTQVTLTSTWQLVLGKFVAAWLTALAFLAAALPFLLFAVVLGQVSIGTIAVSTLVLALELGVIAAIGVGLSGIQTRPLFSIVTTYLVIAALSVGTPILFGLAGLATQSTATNTSIDYNWDEQANGEAGDQWTCAAPVVMEYSVPRFDYYWGVLAANPYVVLADAAPGTFDDNGNPRDLFGWIAVAVRGAQHPPELNSVYDACADGLGPNDPRPNDYETAEQIYNRSVPSWFVGLTVHLLLGAGALFWAVRRTDTPAKRLPTGSRVA; encoded by the coding sequence ATGAGCACGACGATGACCACCCACACGGCCGCCGGCCCGACCGATTTCTGGGCCGGCATCCGCCTGATCATCGGGCTCGAACTGCGCCAACGTGTGCGGGGCGTGGCCTGGTACGTGTTGCTCGGCGTCTTCTTCGTGATCGTCGGGCTCGTGACCCTGCTGCTCTGGTTCGCCACGAACGCGATCGATTCCGGCGGCGGCGGCATGTTCTCCACCATCATCTTCTTCGTGCTGTTGCTCGGCTCGCTGGTGTCTCCGGCGCTCAGCGGCAACGCGATCAACGGCGACCGGGAGACTGGGGTGCTCGCCACCACGCAGGTGACGCTGACCAGCACCTGGCAGTTGGTGCTCGGCAAGTTCGTGGCGGCCTGGCTGACGGCGCTCGCCTTCCTGGCCGCCGCGCTGCCGTTCCTGCTATTCGCCGTGGTGCTCGGCCAGGTGTCGATCGGCACCATCGCGGTCTCGACGCTCGTGCTCGCCCTGGAGCTGGGCGTGATCGCCGCGATCGGTGTCGGGCTGAGCGGCATCCAGACCCGGCCGCTGTTCTCCATCGTCACCACATACCTGGTGATCGCGGCGCTCAGCGTCGGCACCCCGATCCTGTTCGGCCTGGCCGGGTTGGCGACGCAGTCCACGGCGACGAACACCTCGATCGACTACAACTGGGACGAGCAGGCAAACGGGGAGGCGGGCGACCAGTGGACCTGCGCCGCGCCCGTCGTGATGGAGTACTCGGTTCCGCGCTTCGACTACTACTGGGGAGTGCTGGCCGCGAACCCCTACGTGGTGCTGGCGGATGCCGCTCCCGGCACCTTTGACGACAACGGCAACCCGCGCGACCTGTTCGGCTGGATCGCGGTCGCCGTGCGCGGCGCCCAGCATCCGCCGGAGCTGAACAGCGTGTACGACGCCTGTGCCGATGGGCTGGGGCCGAACGACCCGCGCCCGAACGACTACGAGACGGCCGAGCAGATCTACAACCGTTCGGTGCCGTCCTGGTTCGTCGGGCTCACGGTGCACCTGCTGCTCGGCGCGGGCGCGCTGTTCTGGGCGGTGCGCCGCACCGACACCCCGGCGAAGCGCCTGCCCACCGGCAGCCGGGTGGCGTAG
- a CDS encoding MazG family protein, translated as MSETAAAASAPTTPAEAAGTPLDALIATVAKLRGPGGCPWDAEQTHASLVQYLVEETHELVDAIEAGSRDEMIEELGDVLYQVILHSDIAAHTAGEDFTVQDVAATLNAKLIGRHPHVFGDVVAETSEDVVAFWDDLKAAEKPERTSVLDGIPQGMPSLGLADKLLGKAAKLGLIDDGADAGSPLSAAFSTEDELGPMLLAIVASAKARGLDAERALRSTLRDFQAEIREAEGTE; from the coding sequence ATGAGTGAAACCGCCGCTGCCGCATCCGCCCCGACGACGCCCGCGGAGGCCGCGGGCACCCCGCTGGACGCGCTCATCGCGACCGTGGCGAAGCTGCGCGGACCGGGCGGCTGCCCGTGGGACGCGGAGCAGACGCACGCCTCGCTGGTGCAGTACCTCGTCGAGGAGACACACGAGCTGGTCGACGCGATCGAGGCCGGCAGCCGCGACGAGATGATCGAGGAGCTCGGCGACGTGCTCTACCAGGTGATCCTGCACAGCGACATCGCCGCGCACACCGCGGGCGAGGATTTCACCGTGCAGGATGTCGCCGCCACCCTGAACGCGAAGCTCATCGGCCGGCACCCGCATGTCTTCGGCGACGTCGTCGCCGAGACCTCCGAGGACGTCGTCGCGTTCTGGGACGACTTGAAAGCCGCGGAGAAGCCGGAGCGCACGAGCGTGCTCGACGGCATCCCGCAGGGCATGCCCTCGCTCGGGCTCGCCGACAAGCTGCTCGGCAAGGCGGCGAAGCTCGGCCTGATCGACGACGGCGCGGATGCCGGCTCGCCGCTCAGCGCCGCCTTCAGCACGGAGGACGAGCTCGGCCCGATGCTGCTGGCCATCGTCGCCAGCGCCAAGGCGCGCGGCCTCGACGCGGAGCGGGCGCTGCGCAGCACGCTGCGCGACTTCCAGGCGGAGATCCGAGAGGCCGAGGGCACGGAGTAG
- a CDS encoding DUF1648 domain-containing protein, giving the protein MGETQSEQGAQSAAQAAPPARIRLWPILAGFGYLLAVAGIGIAHYPAVPDPMPVHFDAAFQPDAWAAKSVGGFLLPVFIGLGATLLMWVLAALLPVLDALGGSQPHPAAGMQLSPRAPATTQTLLLTRRMLERLALSVALLIGTVALLTWFGVPGWAAPWAFILLMGGFLGVLAFGVVGIVRSERAETYKVGA; this is encoded by the coding sequence GTGGGGGAGACACAGAGCGAGCAGGGCGCACAAAGCGCGGCCCAGGCGGCGCCGCCGGCGCGGATCCGGCTCTGGCCGATCCTCGCTGGGTTCGGCTATCTGCTCGCCGTGGCCGGCATCGGCATCGCGCACTACCCGGCCGTGCCCGACCCGATGCCCGTGCACTTCGACGCCGCCTTCCAGCCGGACGCCTGGGCGGCCAAGAGCGTGGGCGGCTTCCTGTTACCTGTGTTCATCGGCCTCGGGGCCACCCTGCTGATGTGGGTGCTGGCCGCGCTGTTGCCGGTGCTCGACGCACTCGGCGGGAGCCAGCCGCATCCGGCCGCCGGAATGCAGCTCTCCCCGCGCGCCCCCGCCACGACGCAGACGCTGCTGCTCACCCGGCGCATGCTGGAACGCCTCGCGCTGAGTGTCGCACTGCTCATCGGCACGGTCGCCCTGCTGACCTGGTTCGGCGTGCCCGGCTGGGCGGCGCCGTGGGCGTTCATCCTGCTGATGGGCGGGTTCCTCGGCGTGCTGGCGTTCGGCGTCGTCGGAATCGTCCGCAGCGAGCGCGCCGAGACCTACAAGGTCGGCGCTTAG
- a CDS encoding Na+/H+ antiporter NhaA, giving the protein MAIFRSERYAAMLLLGAAVLGLVLANSAIGPELLALKTAHLELPWLGLDLSLGHFVSDGLLAIFFFIVAVELKRELAIGELNSLSKAALPAIAALGGVVVPAGIFLLITAGSGWENGWPVPTATDIAFALGLLAIFGRGIPTRVRVFLMALAVLDDLVAILIIAFFFTSDVQLSSLGFAAVTLLLFSGVSRLLRPRSGYILSRKAQWPLMLAMWVLAILTWYFVFQSGVHATIAGVLLGLVMARRPGSRAVHGLEPWSNGLILPLFAFSAALVAIPTVSLTQLSPAFWGILIALPVGKLIGITLAGGLSGLVARRFGGISLRIGDLLVVASLGGVGFTVSLLMNELAFASSQEVVDEGTIAVLLGSAVAMVCSAAFVSWRAAQYRAGKLAATPTDEPAPGTAPLF; this is encoded by the coding sequence GTGGCTATTTTCCGTTCCGAACGCTACGCCGCGATGCTGCTCCTGGGCGCGGCCGTCCTCGGCCTTGTGCTCGCCAACAGCGCGATCGGCCCCGAGCTGCTCGCCCTGAAGACCGCCCACCTCGAGCTGCCCTGGCTCGGCCTCGATCTCTCGCTCGGGCATTTCGTCAGCGACGGCCTGCTCGCCATCTTCTTCTTCATTGTCGCCGTCGAGCTCAAGCGCGAGCTGGCGATCGGCGAGCTGAACAGCCTGAGCAAGGCCGCCCTGCCGGCCATCGCGGCGCTGGGCGGCGTCGTCGTGCCCGCCGGCATCTTCCTGTTGATCACCGCCGGATCGGGCTGGGAGAACGGCTGGCCGGTGCCGACGGCGACCGACATCGCCTTCGCGCTCGGCCTGCTCGCCATCTTCGGGCGGGGCATCCCGACCCGGGTGCGGGTGTTCCTGATGGCCCTGGCCGTGCTCGACGACCTGGTCGCCATCCTCATCATCGCCTTCTTCTTCACCAGCGACGTGCAGCTGAGCTCGCTCGGCTTCGCCGCCGTCACCCTGCTGCTGTTCTCCGGCGTCAGCCGGCTGCTGCGGCCGCGCTCCGGCTACATCCTCAGCCGCAAGGCGCAGTGGCCGCTCATGCTGGCGATGTGGGTGCTCGCGATCCTCACCTGGTACTTCGTGTTCCAGTCCGGTGTGCACGCCACGATCGCCGGTGTGCTTCTCGGCCTTGTCATGGCGCGCCGCCCGGGCAGCCGCGCCGTGCACGGGCTCGAGCCGTGGTCGAACGGCCTGATCCTGCCGCTGTTCGCGTTCTCGGCGGCGCTCGTCGCCATCCCCACCGTGAGCCTCACCCAGCTGAGCCCGGCGTTCTGGGGCATCCTCATCGCCCTGCCGGTCGGGAAGCTCATCGGCATCACGCTGGCCGGCGGGCTCAGCGGGCTCGTCGCCCGCCGCTTCGGCGGAATCTCGCTGCGGATCGGCGACCTCCTCGTCGTCGCCTCGCTCGGCGGCGTCGGTTTCACCGTCTCACTGCTGATGAATGAGCTTGCCTTCGCGAGCAGCCAGGAGGTCGTCGACGAGGGCACCATCGCCGTGCTGCTCGGCTCGGCCGTCGCCATGGTCTGCTCCGCGGCGTTCGTCAGCTGGCGTGCGGCCCAGTACCGGGCCGGCAAGCTGGCCGCGACGCCGACGGACGAGCCGGCGCCGGGCACGGCGCCGCTGTTCTAG